Proteins co-encoded in one Candidatus Tanganyikabacteria bacterium genomic window:
- a CDS encoding glycosyltransferase: protein GTVGASPAPRTSARLAAQRRTQREAALLADLLLPNSAAETAILRAALGPDLPPCRVVPNACDAERFGRGDAARFAARHGASDFVLCAARWDDRKNLLQLAAAMHDTGLRLVLAGGRPDPGYADLVRAHLPPGALVLEHLAAEDLADAYAAARVHALPSWFETPGLSSLEAALADCALVVGDRAAEREYFGDAAYYCDPGDVASIRQAMLAAHANHERDRPARERLRARIRAEFSWDRAAAATLAAYEEVLGRPAPAAGTSSPAAPDLPLTVLVPEPARPDWLARTEAELGPGDRLESLPEAAFGPAVAAAATPLVLRLEAGTELPPGGLARLRAHLARQPGAAAVGPVLPGAPGVQGADLAASATVSTRCELLGGRCLLMRRDPVAAAGGWDGALAPEHADRDLAWRLRLAGYTLLLAGDVVAAPPAARAVAPEALDASADRLAAKLEQYYGRGLVPTAEALWGVSDFFPAMDLWGPVPTAFETDPADPRRERLAESFAAAFGPADPVTLDGIPPGGTAAGLPPPGPALALRRPLPPGASQPGRASAGPSPVEIAARAVAGQGPGERMRVVRLAPGRPVSPDLLRQVAGYRPRPAGRPLISVVVRAIDAADHARLCFDALLRCTQEPYELVVVDPGVGARAAGEIARVLARRPEALWLRPPGAVPAWNFGLAVAHGEYVALLAGDALVADGWLTYLQRHLESAPDRVAVGPRSNVGPGDQALGGTEFAGAGELRSLARARARDFAGECHPVPVLGDFALLLRRALLARVGGFDPGYPAGSLAAADFLLRARLAGGTCALAEDVYVHQFGLAGGSGAAGPDRELALERFGTVWGPLPADPTLADLEARFAAARAAADAVDLFRPLPDPAASQLLGEPLSVSGMKACNLLLSADWDSPGEKWRQAMAWFARTFDQAAPVALLLLAPPESALDAISALLDEVRPAGDGPDLLVVEERVSLAGAVAAARAVILTGAAGDAPLARAAGLLGVPLCHGADPEALAALAADLGAKPHANFM, encoded by the coding sequence GGGACCGTCGGCGCCTCGCCGGCCCCACGGACGAGCGCGCGGCTGGCGGCGCAGCGCCGCACCCAGCGCGAGGCCGCCCTTTTGGCCGATTTGCTGCTTCCCAACAGCGCGGCGGAAACCGCGATCCTCCGAGCCGCGCTGGGGCCGGATCTGCCGCCGTGCCGCGTGGTGCCGAACGCCTGCGACGCGGAGCGGTTCGGCCGCGGCGACGCGGCCCGCTTCGCCGCTCGCCACGGCGCGAGCGACTTCGTGCTGTGCGCGGCTCGCTGGGACGATCGCAAGAACTTGCTGCAACTCGCGGCGGCCATGCACGATACCGGCTTGCGCCTGGTCCTGGCTGGCGGCCGGCCCGACCCCGGGTACGCCGACCTGGTGAGGGCCCACCTCCCGCCCGGGGCCCTCGTGCTGGAGCACCTGGCCGCCGAGGATCTGGCCGACGCGTACGCGGCGGCGCGCGTCCACGCCCTGCCTAGCTGGTTCGAGACCCCCGGCCTGTCCAGCCTCGAGGCGGCGCTGGCGGATTGCGCCCTGGTCGTGGGCGATCGGGCCGCCGAGCGCGAGTACTTCGGTGATGCGGCGTACTACTGCGATCCGGGCGACGTCGCGAGCATCCGCCAGGCCATGCTGGCCGCGCACGCAAACCACGAGCGCGATCGTCCCGCCCGCGAGCGCCTCCGGGCGCGGATTCGCGCCGAGTTCAGTTGGGATCGGGCGGCGGCGGCGACGCTCGCGGCCTACGAGGAGGTCCTGGGCCGGCCGGCGCCGGCCGCCGGTACTTCGTCCCCGGCGGCGCCCGATCTGCCGCTGACGGTGCTGGTGCCCGAGCCGGCGCGGCCCGACTGGCTCGCCCGCACCGAGGCCGAACTCGGACCGGGCGATCGCCTGGAAAGCCTCCCGGAAGCCGCGTTCGGGCCCGCGGTGGCGGCTGCCGCGACGCCCCTGGTCTTGCGCCTGGAGGCCGGCACGGAGCTGCCGCCGGGCGGGCTGGCGCGGTTGCGGGCGCACCTGGCCCGGCAGCCGGGCGCCGCGGCGGTCGGGCCCGTCCTGCCAGGCGCGCCGGGCGTGCAGGGCGCCGATCTGGCGGCCTCGGCCACTGTATCGACCCGCTGCGAGCTGCTTGGCGGCCGCTGCCTGCTCATGCGCCGCGATCCGGTGGCGGCGGCGGGCGGCTGGGACGGGGCCCTGGCCCCCGAGCACGCGGATCGGGACCTGGCTTGGCGGCTGCGTCTGGCCGGGTACACGCTGCTCCTGGCCGGCGACGTCGTCGCCGCGCCGCCTGCGGCGCGGGCCGTGGCGCCGGAAGCGCTGGACGCGAGCGCGGATCGCCTCGCCGCGAAGCTGGAGCAATACTACGGCCGCGGCCTCGTGCCCACGGCCGAGGCCCTGTGGGGCGTCTCCGACTTCTTCCCCGCCATGGACCTCTGGGGCCCGGTGCCGACCGCCTTCGAGACGGACCCCGCCGATCCGCGGCGCGAGCGCTTGGCGGAGTCGTTCGCCGCGGCATTCGGCCCCGCCGATCCGGTCACCCTGGACGGCATACCCCCCGGCGGCACCGCGGCCGGCCTACCGCCTCCCGGCCCGGCACTCGCGCTCCGCCGCCCCCTTCCCCCCGGCGCCTCCCAGCCGGGCCGGGCTTCCGCCGGGCCTTCGCCGGTCGAAATCGCCGCCCGCGCGGTTGCGGGCCAGGGGCCCGGCGAGCGGATGCGCGTCGTGCGCCTGGCACCGGGCCGCCCCGTCTCGCCCGACCTGCTCCGCCAGGTCGCCGGCTACCGCCCGCGACCCGCCGGCCGGCCGCTGATCAGCGTGGTGGTGCGGGCAATCGACGCGGCCGACCATGCCCGGCTGTGCTTCGATGCGCTGCTGCGCTGCACGCAAGAGCCCTACGAGCTTGTAGTGGTGGACCCGGGAGTGGGCGCTCGCGCCGCGGGCGAGATAGCCCGCGTGCTGGCTCGGCGGCCCGAGGCGCTGTGGCTGCGACCTCCCGGCGCCGTGCCCGCCTGGAACTTCGGCCTTGCGGTGGCGCACGGCGAGTACGTGGCCCTGCTGGCCGGCGACGCGCTGGTGGCCGACGGCTGGCTGACCTACCTGCAGCGCCACCTGGAATCCGCGCCGGATCGCGTCGCCGTGGGACCGCGGTCCAACGTCGGCCCCGGCGATCAGGCGCTTGGCGGGACCGAGTTCGCGGGCGCGGGGGAGCTCCGCTCCCTGGCGCGGGCCCGCGCCAGGGATTTTGCCGGGGAGTGTCACCCCGTGCCGGTCCTGGGCGATTTCGCACTGCTCCTGCGCCGCGCACTGCTTGCGCGGGTCGGCGGATTCGACCCGGGTTACCCGGCGGGTTCACTCGCAGCCGCTGACTTCCTGCTTCGGGCCCGCCTCGCCGGTGGCACGTGCGCGCTCGCCGAGGATGTCTACGTGCATCAGTTCGGCCTCGCCGGGGGCTCCGGTGCGGCGGGCCCGGACCGCGAGCTAGCGCTGGAACGCTTCGGGACCGTGTGGGGCCCGCTTCCGGCAGATCCTACGTTGGCCGACCTGGAAGCGCGGTTCGCCGCCGCGCGGGCGGCGGCAGACGCGGTGGACCTGTTCCGGCCCCTCCCCGACCCGGCCGCGTCCCAGCTTCTCGGCGAGCCGCTCTCGGTATCGGGCATGAAGGCGTGCAACCTCCTGCTGTCGGCCGACTGGGACTCGCCGGGCGAGAAGTGGCGGCAGGCCATGGCCTGGTTCGCCAGGACATTCGATCAGGCCGCACCGGTCGCGCTGCTGCTACTCGCCCCCCCGGAGTCGGCCCTGGATGCGATCTCCGCACTGCTCGACGAGGTGCGCCCGGCCGGCGACGGCCCGGATCTCCTGGTGGTCGAGGAGCGTGTGAGCCTGGCGGGGGCCGTGGCCGCCGCGCGCGCCGTGATCCTGACGGGAGCGGCCGGCGACGCCCCCCTGGCCCGGGCGGCCGGACTGCTGGGAGTGCCGCTGTGCCACGGGGCGGATCCCGAGGCGCTCGCGGCGCTGGCGGCCGACCTGGGCGCAAAACCTCACGCCAATTTTATGTAA
- a CDS encoding SMP-30/gluconolactonase/LRE family protein, which yields MEGGLPRSNLGLWSGVAVAMAASTLTAGCQLMRGERETSALGLAVQAPAMQAAISFKNDPPKGMTSEEFAVRANDPGSLVVNFRRQGLDRRAQAIVGGVWYEIRAYYTEAVVRSAANLADFHMGVKARPNSLIGYSLNVPPQGNQVAPGTIGVGVLRYAQHPTLDDPIYPSLVDPTKTINPVSGPGLYFLDRGILRTEHDAGFPPPVRDVFGSVPSRIVPSHSEVGNLKLGMAAAEYLLNNLWVGGLTYWTGTASASAASVVQDRPLTDNNTITPWRYYKWKIPFSADKADFGKTLPLGRLVFDVRVIGADGQAIVFGQQGAMLGSGNNVLDIITYGNGQGLVSNSDLNLPPYIGPATGGGNVAPEPAIVPTPMPTPRPGRRYQIVATISGNGAGLQDGPVASAKFKDPVAGAVGPDGSLYVADFENNLIRVVSNVGSESSVVRTLPGSQGLLKPSGVAVDGAGNVFVGDHEHSAIVKIAPNGQVTTLASGIGKPRGVAVAPDGTVYFASDTGHFIGKISPAGQVTRLAGSSAGNVDATGEAARFFNPYGIALDINGNLLVADSTNSTIRRVNVTTGQVTTIAGTSRGDLVNVNRLDHTSGVVSDRFGNIYIADTGDHMIKILTVDNTTEVLAGTGVAGFQDGPALTAQFNLPYGITIDASGDLYVFEVGNDKVRVIR from the coding sequence ATGGAGGGCGGATTGCCCAGGTCAAACCTCGGCCTATGGTCGGGAGTCGCCGTCGCCATGGCGGCGTCGACGCTGACCGCCGGCTGCCAGCTCATGAGGGGCGAACGGGAGACGAGCGCCCTGGGCCTCGCCGTCCAGGCGCCCGCGATGCAGGCGGCGATCTCGTTCAAGAACGATCCGCCCAAGGGGATGACCTCCGAGGAGTTCGCCGTCCGCGCCAACGACCCGGGCAGCCTCGTCGTCAACTTCCGTCGCCAGGGTCTCGACCGGCGGGCACAAGCCATCGTCGGCGGTGTCTGGTACGAGATACGGGCTTACTACACCGAGGCGGTGGTGCGTTCGGCAGCGAACCTGGCCGACTTCCACATGGGCGTCAAGGCCCGCCCCAACAGCCTGATCGGCTACTCCCTCAACGTGCCGCCGCAGGGCAACCAGGTGGCCCCCGGCACGATCGGCGTGGGAGTCTTGCGGTACGCGCAGCATCCCACCCTCGACGATCCGATCTATCCGTCGCTGGTCGATCCGACCAAGACGATCAACCCGGTGAGCGGGCCCGGTCTGTACTTCCTGGATCGCGGCATCCTGCGCACCGAGCACGACGCGGGGTTCCCGCCACCGGTTCGGGATGTCTTCGGCTCCGTGCCCTCGCGCATCGTGCCGAGCCACAGCGAGGTCGGCAACCTCAAGCTGGGCATGGCGGCGGCCGAGTACCTCCTCAACAACCTCTGGGTCGGGGGCCTGACCTACTGGACCGGCACGGCCAGCGCCAGCGCGGCGTCCGTGGTCCAGGATCGGCCGCTCACCGACAACAACACCATCACCCCCTGGCGCTATTACAAGTGGAAGATCCCGTTCAGCGCCGACAAGGCGGATTTCGGCAAGACCCTGCCGCTCGGCCGGCTGGTATTCGACGTCCGCGTCATCGGCGCGGACGGCCAGGCCATCGTCTTCGGCCAGCAGGGAGCGATGCTGGGCTCGGGCAACAACGTGCTCGACATCATCACGTACGGCAATGGCCAGGGCCTGGTCAGCAACTCCGACCTCAACCTGCCGCCCTATATCGGGCCGGCGACCGGCGGCGGCAACGTGGCGCCGGAACCCGCGATCGTCCCGACGCCGATGCCCACGCCACGGCCGGGCCGCCGCTACCAGATCGTCGCCACGATCTCGGGAAACGGCGCGGGACTGCAGGACGGTCCGGTGGCGAGCGCCAAGTTCAAGGATCCGGTCGCGGGCGCCGTGGGCCCGGACGGCAGCCTGTACGTCGCGGACTTCGAGAACAACCTGATCCGGGTGGTCTCGAACGTCGGCAGCGAGAGCTCCGTGGTCCGCACCCTGCCCGGTTCGCAGGGCCTCCTCAAACCGAGCGGCGTCGCGGTGGACGGGGCGGGCAACGTGTTCGTGGGCGACCACGAGCATAGCGCCATCGTGAAGATCGCGCCCAACGGCCAGGTGACGACCCTCGCGTCGGGCATCGGCAAGCCGCGTGGCGTCGCCGTCGCTCCAGACGGGACCGTGTACTTCGCCAGCGACACCGGCCACTTCATCGGCAAGATCTCGCCGGCCGGCCAGGTGACTCGCTTGGCGGGAAGCTCGGCGGGCAACGTGGACGCCACCGGGGAGGCCGCGCGGTTCTTCAACCCGTACGGCATTGCGCTCGACATCAACGGCAACCTCCTGGTCGCCGACTCGACCAACTCGACCATCCGGCGCGTCAACGTCACGACCGGCCAGGTCACGACCATCGCGGGCACGAGCCGCGGCGACCTGGTCAACGTCAACCGCCTGGACCACACGTCCGGCGTCGTCTCCGACCGGTTCGGCAACATCTACATCGCCGACACGGGCGATCACATGATCAAGATCCTGACGGTGGACAACACGACCGAGGTCCTCGCCGGGACCGGCGTGGCCGGGTTCCAGGATGGCCCGGCACTGACGGCGCAGTTCAACCTGCCCTACGGCATCACGATCGACGCGTCCGGCGACCTGTACGTCTTCGAAGTAGGAAACGACAAGGTCCGCGTCATCCGGTAA